A single Gasterosteus aculeatus chromosome 2, fGasAcu3.hap1.1, whole genome shotgun sequence DNA region contains:
- the ankrd33aa gene encoding photoreceptor ankyrin repeat protein — translation MASASYDPHLGAGPSDDSVILLDDDSDSGSLLSDDSVLPDYERDEKHTEPAKSLYEACARNEPASLRRIMERGVTKEEANELDINGRNGLMLAVGKGFIDIVTMLHVCPLIDINHQDNDGNTALMIAAQAGFVTILNYILNFYSGVDTEVRDPRGFTALIKAGLQSREECVSALLMHGADMNAMDLVHGRGLKDWILRTGGFDTLYRIRRLQAQSVAEQFCDSYIPEWPELKQLVAKATAVKTTSQKLRQCIKDSLSFNFPHDPEDNGVLDHMVRMTTGIHSPLIATGCRPLCPSSPPEVGKPRFSVPELLEKHSSIELEEKAVSHSKGSITASFSQAEVSATSVSLTSCCQDTERGESGASGGIRSFIPCSAAHRNSIFPTGCIPKIEITKSGEPTPKKEKKKKRQKGYLEPPVWKYKEAKEEKKREKKQQQEKEQEKKQKGSKRSTGQK, via the exons ATGGCCTCTGCGAGTTACGACCCCCACCTGGGCGCCGGCCCGTCTGACGACTCGGTGATCCTCCTGGATGATGATTCTGACTCGGGCAGTTTGCTCTCAGACGACTCGGTGCTTCCCGACTATGAAAGGGATGAAAAGCACACAGAGCCGGCTAAATCGCTGTATGAGGCGTGCGCTAGGAACGAGCCCGCGTCCCTGCGCAGGATCATGGAGAGAGGGGTTACTAAAGAAGAGGCCAATGAGCTGGACATCAATGGCAGG AATGGACTGATGTTGGCTGTGGGAAAGGGATTCATAGACATTGTCACCATGCTGCACGTATGTCCATTAATAGACATCAACCACCAAGACAATGATGGCAACACGGCCCTCATGATTGCTGCTCAGGCAG GTTTTGTCACTATTTTAAACTACATCCTTAACTTCTACTCTGGTGTGGATACGGAAGTCAGAGATCCCCGTGGCTTCACAGCTCTAATAAAGGCCGGCCTACAGAGCCGAGAAGAGTGTGTATCCGCCCTGTTAATGCACG GTGCAGACATGAATGCCATGGATCTGGTCCATGGGAGAGGTCTAAAGGACTGGATCCTTAGGACAGGAGGCTTTGACACCCTTTACAGAATCCGCCGCCTGCAGGCTCAGTCTGTCGCCGAGCAGTTCTGCGACAGCTACATTCCTGAGTGGCCTGAGCTGAAGCAACTGGTGGCAAAGGCCACGGCCGTCAAAACAACCAGTCAAAAGCTGCGGCAGTGCATTAAAGACAGTCTTTCTTTCAACTTCCCGCATGACCCCGAAGACAATGGGGTCTTGGACCATATGGTGCGGATGACCACGGGCATCCACAGCCCCCTGATAGCCACCGGTTGCCGGCCGCTGTGCCCCTCGAGCCCCCCGGAGGTCGGCAAGCCGCGGTTTTCCGTCCCCGAACTGCTTGAAAAGCACAGCAGCAtcgagctggaggagaaggccgTGTCCCACAGTAAAGGTTCCATCACCGCCTCGTTTTCTCAGGCTGAAGTGTCGGCAACCTCCGTGTCTCTGACCTCGTGCTGCCAGGACACAGAGCGCGGCGAAAGTGGGGCCTCGGGAGGCATCAGGAGCTTCATTCCCTGCAGCGCGGCTCACAGGAACAGCATCTTCCCCACGGGATGTATTCCCAAGATTGAAATAACAAAATCGGGGGAGCCCACTccaaagaaggagaaaaagaagaaacggcAGAAGGGCTACCTGGAGCCTCCTGTCTGGAAATACAAGGAGGctaaggaggagaagaagagagagaagaagcagcagcaggaaaaaGAACAGGAGAAAAAGCAGAAGGGTTCCAAACGTTCAACGGGCCAAAAATGA
- the acvrl1 gene encoding serine/threonine-protein kinase receptor R3: MGSRAVLTGVLAAACLWISAVYADSGDDGGLLCTCENLKGTCVNGTCRGDHCFYTWVRGVEERGCFSSSNYREQCFTSFEGFFVHCCRENQCNTFTTPPPDINGKPTKPPELSRPELWITLSLLLLILTASLCGLALFLRFRRAHSKLTNVEEHDVTMLKVPNGDDPTYGKIYDEFDSSGSGTGLPYLVQRTMARQISLAHCVGKGRYGEVWRGTWMGESVAVKIFSSRDEQSWFRETEIYNTVQLRHDNILGFIASDMTSKNSSTQLWLVTHFHELGSLYDFLQYSSLEPESCLKMCLSVACGLVHLHTEIVSSQEKPAIAHRDLKSRNILVKRNGQCCIADLGLAVIHSQSHDYLDVGNNPRVGTKRYMAPEVLDETIRMDVFESYKQTDIWALGLVFWEITRRTIVNGIVEDYRPPFFDLVPVDPSFEEMKKVVCVDQQKPSVHNRLHSHPILLAIVKIMKECWYQSPTARLTALRVRKTLSKSDHGSDFNIDKLKQDI, translated from the exons ATGGGAAGCCGTGCTGTGCTCACAGGGGTGCTTGCGGCGGCGTGTCTGTGGATCTCTGCTGTCTACGCAG ATTCTGGAGACGATGGAGGGCTGCTGTGCACGTGTGAGAATTTAAAGGGCACATGCGTGAACGGAACTTGCAGAGGAGACCACTGCTTCTACACCTGGGTGCGCGGCGTTGAGGAGAGGGGCTGCTTTTCCTCATCGAACTATAGAGAGCAATGCTTCACCTCCTTCGAGGGTTTCTTCGTccactgctgcagagagaaTCAGTGCAACACCTTCACCACGCCTCCTCCAGACATAA ATGGAAAGCCGACGAAGCCTCCGGAGCTCAGCCGTCCAGAGCTGTGGATCACGTTGTCCCTGCTGCTGTTGATCCTGACTGCCAGCCTGTGTGGCCTGGCGCTTTTCCTGCGCTTCCGCCGCGCACACAGCAAACTGACGAACGTCGAGGAGCACGATGTCACCATGCTCAAGGTCCCTAATGGAGACGACCCCACCTACGGC AAAATCTACGATGAGTTTGACTCATCGGGGAGCGGGACGGGGCTGCCCTATCTGGTCCAAAGGACTATGGCCAGACAGATCTCACTTGCCCATTGCGTCG GTAAGGGCAGGTATGGGGAGGTGTGGAGAGGAACTTGGATGGGGGAGAGTGTGGCCGTCAAGATATTCTCCTCAAGGGACGAGCAGTCCTGGTTCAGAGAGACGGAGATCTACAATACTGTGCAGCTGCGACATGACAACATACTGG GTTTCATAGCCTCTGACATGACATCCAAGAATTCCAGCACCCAGCTGTGGCTCGTCACCCACTTTCATGAGCTGGGTTCACTCTACGACTTCCTGCAGTACAGCAGCTTGGAGCCTGAGAGCTGCCTGAAGATGTGCCTGTCCGTGGCCTGCGGGCTGGTCCACCTTCACACTGAGATTGTTAGCTCCCAGGAGAAGCCGGCCATCGCCCACCGGGACCTGAAAAGCCGAAACATCCTTGTCAAGCGGAACGGGCAGTGCTGCATCGCTGACCTGG GTCTGGCTGTGATACACTCCCAGTCTCATGACTACCTGGATGTGGGCAACAATCCTCGCGTGGGGACCAAGCGCTACATGGCTCCTGAGGTGCTGGATGAGACTATCCGTATGGACGTCTTTGAGTCCTACAAGCAAACTGACATCTGGGCCTTGGGCCTGGTCTTCTGGGAAATTACCCGCAGGACCATAGTTAATG GAATCGTTGAAGATTACCGCCCTCCTTTCTTTGACCTGGTGCCCGTGGATCCAAGCtttgaggagatgaagaaggtggtgtgtgtggacCAGCAGAAGCCCAGTGTCCACAACAGGCTCCATTCCCATCCT aTTCTTTTAGCCATCGTGAAAATCATGAAGGAGTGTTGGTACCAGAGCCCAACAGCCCGCCTCACTGCCTTGCGGGTGCGGAAGACGCTGTCCAAATCGGACCATGGCAGTGACTTCAACATCGACAAACTCAAGCAGGACATCTAG